The Hermetia illucens chromosome 2, iHerIll2.2.curated.20191125, whole genome shotgun sequence genomic interval ACGTGTGAATTTTGTAGGCCCATGATGCGCTGACCGAAGTAATTGAACATATTCCGTCCGAAATCGTTTAAAAAATGAATCTGCGAAGCGAAATCGTGCCTTCCACTTAGCTCGAATGTTTTTGTCGGCTTCTTGAAACGAAGCTGTTGTTAAGCTTGAAGGAAAAGTACCGAGCAAAAAATGAGCAGGCGTTAAAGGAGAGAGGTCGCGTTCGTTGTCACTAACATAGGTAAGTGGTCGAGCGTTAATCACGAATTCCGCTTCAGTTAAGTAAGTATATAGCTGGTCAAAAGTTAACGTAGATCGCTGAATCGCTACTTTTAGAACGTCTTTAACGCTTCGTACCAAtctctcccaaaaaccgccccaCCAGGCAGCTCTTTCCACAATGAAACGCCATTTAACGTTGTTTTCTGCTAAATAGTTGTGGAAAGTTTCAGATTGTATCGTCGTCCTCAACTGTTGAAACTCCAATGTCGttcttttaaaagtttttgcATTGTCCGAATATATAACGTTTGGTACACCTCGTCTGGCAAAGAATCGCCGTAATGCTAGCACACAAGACTCTGTGGTCAGATCTGGCGTCAATTCTAAATGCACGGCTCGTACGACCGCACAAGTGATAAGCAATACGTAAGCCTTCCGGTTGCTCTCATTGGAAGAACTGCGAACAAATAATGGGCCTGCGAAGTCGATACCCACTATTTCAAAAGGGCGCGAGGCTAACAATCGGTTCTTAGGCAGAGGTGCGAATGGTTGGTTTCCTGCCTTTCCTTTCATACGTTTGCAGAGTAAACAACGATGAATTATAGTCTTGACCGCTTGGCGAGCTTTGATCACCCAAAATCGTTTTCGCAGATAAACAAGCCTAAAATTCGTTCCACGATGAAATGTTTTTTCATGAGCTTCGATAATGATAAGAGACGTTAAGTGTGAGCTCTTCGATAAAATAACTGGATACATTTCATCAAATTCCAACTCCAATTCACCTAGGCGGCTGCCTACACGTAAAATTCCGTCATTGTCGACAAAGGGGTTTAATGACAAAATCTTCGAACACTTAGGAACCAATTGCCGGTTGCTAAGAGCATTTACTTCTTCTTTGAAAACTTCAAATTGAACCCTTTTTATCCAGAACAGTTCTGCTCTCCGTAGTTCATCCGCAGTCAGGTGCTCTTTGAAACCTACTCTCTTTCGAAGCAGGTCAACGTATCTAAGCACATAAGCTGTAACACGAAGAAGCCTCCGGTATTTGCTGAATCGTTCAATTTGTATTGGATTATCAGGTACTGCACAGTCAGATTGAGTGGTCGACTGAGGAATAGTTAAAAGGCAAAAATCAACTGCGGTCATCGGAGTTTCGAAATCTTGGTCGGATATGGGCCACTCACTAATGTCGTTGTATAACCAAGACGGTCCGTTAAGCCAGGTCTCGCAACTCAGTAGAGTTTGTGCAGAAACACCCCGAGTCAATAGATCTGCGGGATTGATTGATCCTGGGCAATGATTCCAGTTGTCGTTAGCGGTTAGTTGCTGAATTTCTTGAACTCGGTTGTAAACGAATACATCTTTCTGGAATTTACTGCTATGAATCCAGTATAAAGTAATTTTTGAATCGGTCCATAAATATATTGAATCGAATTTCACTCTTAATTTTTCAACAAGATAGCAGCGCATCCTTGCGGCTTCCAGATCAGCACATAGTTCCATTTTGGGTAGTGTTATGGGTTTGTCACGAATAGCCGCAAGTCGACTTTTTGCATATAAAAACGAAATGCGAATGGTTTCATCCAAATTTCTACTTCTGATGTATGCAACAGATCCGTAAGCTTTTGGACTCGCGTCCGCGAAAATATGTAGCTGCTTCTCAACTTGATGTGGTGAATCGAATACATAGGGAGAAATCGTAAGGGCTCGTAGTAAATGTATTTCGGATACGCTTTTCTTCCATTCGTGCAGCATTGATGCCGGTAAAATTTCATCCCATGCCAAACTTTGTTTCCAAGCCTCTTGGAAAATGAGCTTCATTTTTATGACAAATGGTGATAACATTCCCAAAGGGTCATAAACAGATGCTAACGTTTGAAGAATGGTTCGTCTCGTTACTACATCGAAAGATATCTGTTGACTAAGCTTTTCCAGATCCACTGCAAGGGTATCAATTTCCATAAACCATATGAGTCCTAACACCTTGTGTTTTGAAATATTGTTGCTTTCATTTGTATCGAAAATTTGCCTTAGTTTCTCGTTGTTCGACTTCCATTTACGTATGTTCATCGATGCTCTGGAAAATATTTCACGTGTTTCGTTGAACAATTTTACAGCGTCTTCAAAATCGTCAACACTTACGATTAGGTCATCCACATAAAACGATTCTTTTAGTAGTTCACAGGTTTCAGGAAAATTGATTGATTCATCCTCCAAATGTTTCAACAATGCTCCAATCAGATGAAACGGACTGCAGGTGACTCCGAAGGTTACCCTATTCATTTGAAGAATGATTATTGAAAGCAAATCATCCAAGGATAAAATCCAGAAAAAACGATGTACTTTTCGATCCTTTTGTGCCAGCTCTATCTGCAAGAAAGCTCGTTCGATATCGGCCCTAATTCCATGTTTGCCAAGCCTGaagttcaaaatcatttttaatatGTCTGGTAAAAGGTTTGGTCCTGACCACAATAAGTCGTTTAAGGAGGGGTTACCACCAGATCGTGCTGATGCGTTAAACACAATACGCGCTTTTGTGGTCTCTCTTTCCTCCCGATACACCGGTCGATGTGGCATAAAATAAGTCCGTTCGTTGGTTTTTTCTGCTTCATCGCAAATTTCTGCAACACCACTTGAAATCATCTCCCGTATGATTTCATCGTATTGCCTTAACTTTTCCGGATCCTCACTAAGCTTCACCAATGAACGTCGAAGTCCTTTGAGAGCGCCACCGCGGTTGTTATCAATAGTGCATTCGTCGTTTCTCCATAGCAATGATGCTTCATATCGCGTGCCATTTTTCCGAATGTGTTTTTCGATAATATCATCCACTTGAAGCTTATGATGATTTGATGTAATATCGTCAACAACCCATAATCGTTCAATCCGATCAACTAAAGATTCAAGTGAGTTGTCCTCAATTACACCAACATTGAGATTCGTAGATGTTACTGACGTGCCTTGGGTCGATATAGGTCCTTGTAGTGTCCATCCGAAAATGGTGTCAATGGCGACAAGGTTGTCGGTTATTCTTTTGAAGTCGTCTTTTACTATGGACCAGTAAATATCGGCCCCTATTAACATTCCGATTTCGAATTCCGTTTCATTTAAATATGAAGTATCCGCTAACTTAAGGCCAAGGATGTCCAATTCTGTGCTACGAACATACTGGAATGCAGTAGAGCAAATTTCTGGCACGACTATAGCCAGGATTTCGTTCGCCTCGTCTGAATGTAAACTACGTAGTTTAATTCGAACGCGTTTAAAGAGCTTTGGCTCAGAGTTATTCGAATCTCCAAATGGTAAAATACGTAGCTTAACGGTATCATGTGTGTCGAGTTGTAGTTTCGTTACAATGTTTTCTTTGACAAACGTACGCTGCGAGCCACCATCTAGAATTATTCGTACTGGCACAGAACTTGAATTACTCGAAGCTATAATAGTAGCCGTTCGAAGAAGTACCTCTTCTGTTTGCAGTAAAGCTGATGCATACAATGTTGTTGTTGAGCCACAAGGGTTTGTTGCAGGTGCTACCGTTGTTGTTGAAGGTGCTACTGTTGTTGTATTTTTAGCTTTAGGTCGGTATGTTGGGTCGTGCATAGACGTAGCATGATTACTTCCACAAAGAGAACACTTTACACGTTTATTGAAGCATCGCTTAGCATTGTGTCCCTTTTTGGTGCATTTAAAGCAATACCCCATGcttttcaaaattgtcttcTTCTCTGCAAGCGATAACGTCGTTTTGCAATTTTCCGTTAAATGACTGTTTGATTTGCAAAAGCAGCAAAACTCAGCTATGTTCGCAGTGGTGAGTAACCCAGCAGCCGTTTTACATGTATTTGCGACTTTTGATGTTCTCGTTCTCCGGTCATTTGTCAGCTCGGCCATTTCGAGAGAGGAGATCTCTTCTTTAATAAATGATAGAATATCATTTAGCTGATCACCACCCAACTACTTTGCTCGCTAGTACCCACCGATAGTGATGCATTTTCGTCTTCGATTGAACGTGCAGCTTTATCTTGCTTACTCGGATGTAGCCTATGAAAATCGATCACTAAATCATGAGGCAAACAATGCAGAATTAAACTTCTCAGCATTATAGAGTACTGTGACGATGGAACATTAAGTGCGGTAAGTGACCTTGTATGGGCTCTTATGTCTGTGTATAATTTCCTCAATTTTGTCACGTCATGACGAGAGTTTATTCGAGAAAGGTTCATCAGCTGCTGCATCGTATGATCGACGAGCTTATCGACGTTTCCATACTGTTCCAGCAACAAAGAAACAGCCGAATCATAGTTGGCGTTTGTTGGTGTAAAACCAGCAATTGTATCTGCCGCCTTGCCAACCAAATGATttgataaataattaaatttatcaGCACCGGTTAAATCCGTTCGGTCATGAACCGCTACACGAAAGCGTTCCCAGAAAGGGAGCCACTCATGAAAATGACCACTGAAAACTTTTAACGAAAGTTTTGGCAATTTAGCAAAGCTAAATGTGTGCTCCTTTTTTCGTTCAATACTTAGGctagatgatgatgaagtgtcAAGATTATCGCGGCATTTTCGTAACCGTTTAAGTCTCTGGTTTAGGTGCGATAAAATATTCGCGGCTTTATCCTCATACTCGTAAATCGTTTCAAATTCTTTCTGGGCATTTTCTAGCTTTATAGAAGGTCGAATTTCATCATTGCATTTTCGTAACGTACCCAAAACTGAATTTATGCGTTCGATAAAGCTCACAAGTTCGTCTTCAATAAGATCAATGTCTTCCGTTTTATTACTTTTGGAATCTGAGCTGTTTAAATATTCGGACGCACTATTTGTTAATTTCGTTAACTGCCCACGATAAACCGCTCGTTCCGTTATGtccatgtttatttttttttttctcactcCGATAAAGGTATTCCGACTTACGTTCCGATAAAGGTATTCCGACTTACGTTCCCgggtttcggcaccagattttaaaacaattggttgaattcaattattttatttaaaactaagaatagaatataagcgaaaatgaaatattatggGTTATCGATATATGCGGTTCGGGAGTTTAGCTCAGACTAACTTATAGAAAAATGCAAGCAAAAATTTTGATTACAATTACATAGACTTCAAGTTGTATGTGTaaagaaagagaaaatattacaatagGCAAGtatcaaaaaaaattcaacaggtataatataaagcatgatcctaccaactttgatggaaatcgtactattactgacaaagttatagtaagtcaaaattgtcgcttaaatgcagactttgaatgtcagtatcacgcgaaagtgaatattctggcaTAATATATCCACTACGTTATattctaggtactaatgggccaAATCccaatcaaatatttttatataggatatacatacacaaaaccttccatttaCCGATTGGTATATAAAgattcgtacggaaggtcgcggttcaaatctcactggtggcagtgggatttgtatcgtgatttgacgtcggataccagtcgactcagctgtgaatgagtacctgagtcaaatcagggtaataatctcgggcgagcgcaatgctgatcacattgtctcctacagtctatcgtggtgtaccgttacggtcttaaatgaagtgctctaacacacttcaaggccctgatccaatttggattcttacgccaacgattattattattattatataaagatTTGATTTTGGTTTGAATAGAATGTAATGGATTCcagttaattttttgtttctgatttgaggacttcatcTTCCCCTCTTCTCCCGGAACTCACTAAATTAAAGGACATCCGCCAATCTAATGACCTGAGGATTCCAAGGCAACCCATGCATCGGTTAAGTGGCATGTAATGATACATGATGAATCGAAGTGTTCAGGGCCCCGTACATTCGCGAGCCTGGTTAGCAAAGAGGCAAGCCGTTATCGTCGGCCGCACaagatggtcgtttgaccatcgaAATCGCACTTTGGGTCattacatttttcttttcattttcttttcataaaaaattaatttttttcttccaaaatGCAATTTATTTTCTTAGGCTCGACATTTTCCCAGAAAAATTCTGTGTATTTCGCTGCCGttcataaattaattttttttatatttctcggTGGTTATCCAAGTAAGCTCTACTGCTCACGACGGAGTACCTTTGAAAAATCTTAGATTGTTTATAGAGTCCTAAAGGctccattttgaaaaaaaaaactaatcatAAAATTTCTTCTTACTCCAGAAGAGTTGCTTAATTAATATATATACAGGTTGTGGATTATAATCTAGAACCTCTTCTTTTTGAgactccaaccagatccttcAAGACAGCGGATTATTCTTCGAATTCGTTGCCAATCCTAAATGATAATTCAGAAGTTCTGGTAGAACACAGGTTCTAATCAATGAACGAACTTCCAAAGTTTAAAAGAATAAATTATTTTCAGCTGCTGAAGCCACTGCCGTTATTATACCGTTGTTTTTCCAATCGCACAATTCCCGTCGGGCTTTGTTTTACGGTACATATGATATTACTCACCTCGCCAGCTGCAGCATAATGTCGACAAGAGTATTTGCTAGCAGAGCTGTAGATAATATTTCAGCGTATACTTCGCAGCATTTAACGTTAGCCCTATATACCTCACTTTCGCTCCATACAACCTACGCAAGTCATAAGCACAAACTGAATCCAAATTAACTGTGCCATAGTTTTCGATCGATTTCAACAGAGGAGGATCCAGCATGAATTGGTATTTATACCTCTTGTAACCATATACTGCCAAGAAAGGGGAATTCTAATACATGCAAGGGGGAGGGGCTGTAATAATGATTAAGTCAATATACTAGTTTCTCGTAGGTATGGTTGTAGTACGTTCCAGAAAATCTATGAATTTTGACCATGCAGGTCCTTCCGCTTCTATGTGCATCCCCAGTAACGTATCTATTGTCCTCACTTGCTTCTTCACTAATCTGTTTGTGCATGTATACAGCATAAGTTCTGTGTATTGAACCTCCCCACTGGCAAGGGATACAATCCTAATCATTCAACAATGAACCCACCAGCCCTAGTATGACATGACTCCGTGACGTGCAAGCATCACATCCTGGTTACTATCAGAAATCCTCCAGATTTCCCTAGTTCTGCAGGACTGCGGTAGGTAAGACCTGAGAACTTTCACCGAAACGGATTcagtggatgtatacatccataacaaaacccattttgatgtatgcatgcatcgtctggtgggtgagactgaactttgctcaCAGCAGGAAGccgctaacgcagattcagaggcttagTTGCCTAAGTATACCTGGAGCAATGAGGAGTACGCCGACAGCGGCATTAGAAGCTACTCTACGGGTCTGTCATGGAAGATGGATCAGGCGCAGGGGTTCTCCGGAAATCTAAGTACGGAGATGGCTCGACCTGTCGGATAAATGACGACCATACTCtaagcggagatatatgccatttcattggcaaatGAAGAAagtttgcgacaaaaatagaGGGGTTTCACTATTTGAATCTGTTGCAACAGTCGGGTagcattatcagcattaaacAGCAATGGCATCATGCCAGTTGGTAAGGAGTTGCCATCaggtactgctgaaacttggccgactgaacgaaatattcctgatgtggatgcgAAGGCACTCAAACATTACTGCTAATGACGAAACTGGCAGACTAGCTGGCCAaggttctggatccacaatggtgaggccaAAACCCACGTTCGTCATCCGGATTCACGAGGCTGAACGGAgaatttttgaacttttccggcaggcgaaaatcttgcTGAAGGAACCCAGGGAACGGCAATTTTTTTTCTgccttaagaagtggaacatgaaaaccctggtAGGACCTTTAACGACACATTACTCTtaaaactaccacatggaaaaaatggaagtggTGG includes:
- the LOC119648543 gene encoding uncharacterized protein LOC119648543, with protein sequence MAELTNDRRTRTSKVANTCKTAAGLLTTANIAEFCCFCKSNSHLTENCKTTLSLAEKKTILKSMGYCFKCTKKGHNAKRCFNKRVKCSLCGSNHATSMHDPTYRPKAKNTTTVAPSTTTVAPATNPCGSTTTLYASALLQTEEVLLRTATIIASSNSSSVPVRIILDGGSQRTFVKENIVTKLQLDTHDTVKLRILPFGDSNNSEPKLFKRVRIKLRSLHSDEANEILAIVVPEICSTAFQYVRSTELDILGLKLADTSYLNETEFEIGMLIGADIYWSIVKDDFKRITDNLVAIDTIFGWTLQGPISTQGTSVTSTNLNVGVIEDNSLESLVDRIERLWVVDDITSNHHKLQVDDIIEKHIRKNGTRYEASLLWRNDECTIDNNRGGALKGLRRSLVKLSEDPEKLRQYDEIIREMISSGVAEICDEAEKTNERTYFMPHRPVYREERETTKARIVFNASARSGGNPSLNDLLWSGPNLLPDILKMILNFRLGKHGIRADIERAFLQIELAQKDRKVHRFFWILSLDDLLSIIILQMNRVTFGVTCSPFHLIGALLKHLEDESINFPETCELLKESFYVDDLIVSVDDFEDAVKLFNETREIFSRASMNIRKWKSNNEKLRQIFDTNESNNISKHKVLGLIWFMEIDTLAVDLEKLSQQISFDVVTRRTILQTLASVYDPLGMLSPFVIKMKLIFQEAWKQSLAWDEILPASMLHEWKKSVSEIHLLRALTISPYVFDSPHQVEKQLHIFADASPKAYGSVAYIRSRNLDETIRISFLYAKSRLAAIRDKPITLPKMELCADLEAARMRCYLVEKLRVKFDSIYLWTDSKITLYWIHSSKFQKDVFVYNRVQEIQQLTANDNWNHCPGSINPADLLTRGVSAQTLLSCETWLNGPSWLYNDISEWPISDQDFETPMTAVDFCLLTIPQSTTQSDCAVPDNPIQIERFSKYRRLLRVTAYVLRYVDLLRKRVGFKEHLTADELRRAELFWIKRVQFEVFKEEVNALSNRQLVPKCSKILSLNPFVDNDGILRVGSRLGELELEFDEMYPVILSKSSHLTSLIIIEAHEKTFHRGTNFRLVYLRKRFWVIKARQAVKTIIHRCLLCKRMKGKAGNQPFAPLPKNRLLASRPFEIVGIDFAGPLFVRSSSNESNRKAYVLLITCAVVRAVHLELTPDLTTESCVLALRRFFARRGVPNVIYSDNAKTFKRTTLEFQQLRTTIQSETFHNYLAENNVKWRFIVERAAWWGGFWERLVRSVKDVLKVAIQRSTLTFDQLYTYLTEAEFVINARPLTYVSDNERDLSPLTPAHFLLGTFPSSLTTASFQEADKNIRAKWKARFRFADSFFKRFRTEYVQLLRSAHHGPTKFTRELKVGDVVIVHDASIPRLFWKLATIERVFVGRDNRISSCELRLHNGVLLKRSIQHLFPLEVN